TCCAAGCTTGCTCCGCCTACCAGGGCTCCGTCGATTTCGGGCATATCCATAAGCTCCCTTGTGTTTGAAGCCTTTACGCTGCCTCCATAAAGTATTCGAGTCTTATCAGCTGCTTCATTCCCGAGCTTTTCTATGAGTTGTTTTCTTATGAAGCCTATCACTTCATTGGCATCCTGGCTGGTGGCAGTTTTGCCTGTTCCTATTGCCCAAACTGGCTCGTAAGCTATTACAAGGTCATCGAGATTTCTGTTCTCCAAGCCTTCAAGACAGCCATTCAACTGAGTGGCAATTACATCGAAGGCTGCTCCTGTTTCTCTTTGTTCGAGAGTCTCTCCTACACAGAGAATTGGTTTTAGTCCGTGGTCTAATGCAGCAATGACCTTCTTGTTTATTTCGGAATCATCCTCCTTGAAATACTGTCTGCGCTCAGAATGACCCAGTATTACATATTCAATCTTTATATCCTTTAAAAAAACTGGAGAAATCTCGCCTGTATACGCACCGCTGTCCTTATAGTGCATATTCTGTGCTCCGACACCTATGTTGCTCCCACTTGCAGCTTTAACTGCTTCATTGAGACATACAAAGGTCGGACATACAACTACTTCAGCATCCGAACCCTTTACAAGTGGCTTTAGATCCTCTACAAGCTTAATTGCTTCGCTGACAGTTTTGTTCATTTTCCAGTTGCCAGCTATTAATGGTCTACGCATAATTTATACCTCACTTATTTTTCGTTTATCACATCGATGCCCGGGAGTATCTTGCCCTCGAGAAATTCAAGGGAAGCCCCGCCGCCAGTAGATATATGGGTTATTTTATCTGCAAAGCCCAGTTGTTCGATTGCTGCAGCAGAATCGCCGCCTCCGACAATCGTGGTGCCCTTGCATTCAGACATTGCCTCAGCTAGTGCAAAGGTACCCTTGGCAAAGTTCGACATTTCAAACACACCCATTGGTCCATTCCATACAACCGTCTTTGCATGCTTAACTATATCGGCAAAAACCTCTCTTGTATGTTCTCCAATATCCAGGCCTAGCTGATCCTCAGGTATCATATTTGCTGTTACTGTACGCCTGTGTGCATCATTATTAAATTCAGAAGCAACTACTATATCAATGGGAAGCAGCAGTTTAACACGCTTCTCCTCAGCTTTTCTGAGTATCTCCCCTGCCAGCTCCACCTTGTCGGCCTCGAGTATTGACTTTCCTATTTCATAGCCCATCGCTTTATAGAAGGTAAACGCCATACCCCCCCCGATTAGAAGTGCATCAACCTTATCCATAAGGTTCTCTATGACTCCTATCTTATCAGAGACCTTAGCTCCTCCCAATATAGCCACAAATGGCCTGACCGGTGAAGTAAGGGCTTTACCCATGATGTCCAGTTCCTTCTTTATCAGGAATCCTATAGCTGAAGGCAGATATTCTGCAATTCCTGCTGTTGTGGCATGTGCTCTGTGTGCTGTACCGAAAGCATCATTGACATATATATCACCGAGTGCCGCAAGCTTCTTTGAAAATTCCTTGTCGTTCTTTTCTTCCTCTTCATAGAACCTTACATTCTCAAGCAGCATGACCTCGCTTTCCTTAAGACTGTTAACCATTGCCAGCACTTCATCTCCAATGACATCACCAGCAAGCTTGACATCAGCTCCGAGCTTTTGGGCTAATCTTTCAGCCACCGGCTTCAGAGAATACTTCATATTGAACTTTCCCTTAGGTCTTCCAAGATGGGACATCAATATTACTTTAGCATTGTGCTCCCTTAAGTACTTGATTGTAGGAAGCGCCTCTCTTATTCTCCTGTCGTCTGTAATGCTTCCATTTTCATCTATTGGCACATTAAAGTCAACCCTTACAAGCACTTTTTTTCCATTAACATCTATATCCTGTATGGATTTTTTGTTCAGCACGAGAATCCCTCCTAATCCATCAAATTATCTTTAAATATATTTAGCCCGGCTTTGAGGTTACCTGCAAAACCGGACTATAGTGTAGACTTATTTATTAGCCATATATTTTATCAGGTCAACTATTCTGTTTGAATATCCCCACTCATTGTCATACCATGCAATGATTTTTACCATGTTGTCTTGTATTACCATTGTTGATAATGCGTCTAATATTGAAGAGTGAGGATTTCCTTTGAAGTCTATTGAAACAAGCGGCTCTTCACAATACTCAAGTATTCCCTTGAGTTCGTTTTCTGCTGCTCTCTTCATTGCTGCGTTTATTTCATCTACAGTAACGTTCTTTTCCAAGTCAGCAACCAAATCAACCACTGATACTGTGGGGGTAGGAACTCTCAATGAAAGGCCTGTGAGCTTTCCTTTAAGTTCAGGAAGCACTAGTGAAACTGCTTTTGCAGCCCCAGTAGTTGTTGGAATTATTGACAATGCTGCAGCTCTGGACCTTCTGAGGTCTGAGTGCGGCTGGTCAAGTATTCTCTGGTCATTTGTATATGAATGAATTGTATTCATCAAGCCTTTAACTATTCCAAAGTTTTCGTGAAGCACCTTTGCTACAGGAGCAAGACAATTTGTTGTGCAAGAAGCATTGGATATTATCACATGCTTTTCTGGATCGTATTTATCTTCATTTACACCCATAACTATTGTTATGTCTTCATTTTTTGCAGGAGCAGAAATTATTACCTTCTTTGCGCCACCTGCTACATGAGCCATTGCAGTTTCCTTGCTTGTGAATCTGCCTGTGGATTCGAGAACAACATCTACTCCGTACTCGCCCCACTTTATATTCTCCGGCTTTGTTTCAGCACAGATTTCAATCTCTTTTCCATTGACAACTATTGAATGTTCTTTAGACTGTACGTCTCCATCATATCTTCCGTATGTGCTGTCATATTTTAAAAGATGCGCTAATGTTTTTGGATCAGTTAAATCATTTATAAGTACTATCTCCGCATCCTTTCCAAACTTCTCCTGTGCGATTTTAAATACCGGCCTCCCAATTCTACCAAAACCATTGATTCCTACTCTTAATGCCATTATTAATTTCCTCCTCTTAAAATCTTATATATTTCACGAGCAGCAGCTTCATCTGTAACAACGACTCTGTTTTTTCTGCCCTTGTTTACCAATATTATGGGCTCAGCTTTACCAATGCCTCCGCCTACTGCCATCACAGTCTTTATATTGTCTAAATACTCCGGTTTTATACCTACGCTGCCTGACCTATATACAATCCTTCCGGTACTGTCAAAGTAGCAGCCTACTGCTTCGGCTCTAACCTTTAGAGTTTTTAGGTTTTCTACTTCCTCTTCAGTGAAATTTCTTTTCCTGCATATGGCTTCAAAAGAGCTGAAGCCATATATAAGAATATCAGTCTCTTTTATATAGTTGAGAACCTTGGCTATATCAGGGTCATCGGACATTCTATTTAACATATCCTCACTAATATTATCAGGTAAGTGCAGCAGATAATAGTTGCCGCCTATGTTCTTGGCCAATTTGGCTGCAACAATGTTTGCCTGGCGCTCCAAGTCTGCTTTTATTCCACCTCTGGCGGGAATTACAGTTACATTTTGCACTGCAATCTTGTAAGCGTTCTCTGCAACAGATAGAGCGGAATAACCCCCGCTTACTGAAATTACATCATTTTCTTCAATTATGCCTCTTAGATATTCAAAAGCTACTTTGGCCATTTCAACAAGTACCTGAATATCACTCTCAGCATCGCCAGGGACTACAATGAATTCCTTTATGTCCAGCATTGCTTTTACTGTGTTCTCGAGGTCTTTAAGCCCTTTAAGCTCCGAGATGTAATCCCTAAGCTTGTATATTATATCCTTACCCTCAACTGTCACCATCATACCGAGGGGCTGTATGTCTATAAGATTCTGGTTCTTTAATATATCAAGCTCACTTCTTACCCATCTTTCGCTCTGTCCGAGTATTCCGGCCAGTGCTCGTCTTCCGACAGGCTGGTTGAACTCTATTGCCCTCAGAATACTGTACCTCTTCTCCGTAATGTCCACAACTTCTGGCACGAGTCTTTTCTGCAAATTAATAAGTTCGCTCATCTTTTTACCTCTATGGCCAAATTTTATCCCACATACATTAATAACGTCCCGTCTAGATAATTATATTATATGCAAATCCCAATTTCAATATATAAATGTATTATTTGTTATTTTTTTAAAACTTATTAAGAGAGTATTGTGCAAAATTGCGAAAAATAAAAAAGCGGCTTACACCGCTTAATATCTTTTTCTCTTTGATGACGACAGAATTCCTAGCTCATCCCTGTACTTGGCAACTGTCCTTCTTGATATCGTATATCCTTCTTTCACAAGGGAATCTGCTATGTGCTGATCGCTTATAGGCTTGCTGGCATCCTCACCGGTTACATAATTTTTAATCATTTTCTTAATGCTTTCGGAGGAAATTGCTTCACCATCCTGGTTATCC
This genomic stretch from Clostridia bacterium harbors:
- the tpiA gene encoding triose-phosphate isomerase, with the translated sequence MRRPLIAGNWKMNKTVSEAIKLVEDLKPLVKGSDAEVVVCPTFVCLNEAVKAASGSNIGVGAQNMHYKDSGAYTGEISPVFLKDIKIEYVILGHSERRQYFKEDDSEINKKVIAALDHGLKPILCVGETLEQRETGAAFDVIATQLNGCLEGLENRNLDDLVIAYEPVWAIGTGKTATSQDANEVIGFIRKQLIEKLGNEAADKTRILYGGSVKASNTRELMDMPEIDGALVGGASLDAAEFSKIVNYNL
- a CDS encoding phosphoglycerate kinase: MLVLNKKSIQDIDVNGKKVLVRVDFNVPIDENGSITDDRRIREALPTIKYLREHNAKVILMSHLGRPKGKFNMKYSLKPVAERLAQKLGADVKLAGDVIGDEVLAMVNSLKESEVMLLENVRFYEEEEKNDKEFSKKLAALGDIYVNDAFGTAHRAHATTAGIAEYLPSAIGFLIKKELDIMGKALTSPVRPFVAILGGAKVSDKIGVIENLMDKVDALLIGGGMAFTFYKAMGYEIGKSILEADKVELAGEILRKAEEKRVKLLLPIDIVVASEFNNDAHRRTVTANMIPEDQLGLDIGEHTREVFADIVKHAKTVVWNGPMGVFEMSNFAKGTFALAEAMSECKGTTIVGGGDSAAAIEQLGFADKITHISTGGGASLEFLEGKILPGIDVINEK
- the gap gene encoding type I glyceraldehyde-3-phosphate dehydrogenase, encoding MALRVGINGFGRIGRPVFKIAQEKFGKDAEIVLINDLTDPKTLAHLLKYDSTYGRYDGDVQSKEHSIVVNGKEIEICAETKPENIKWGEYGVDVVLESTGRFTSKETAMAHVAGGAKKVIISAPAKNEDITIVMGVNEDKYDPEKHVIISNASCTTNCLAPVAKVLHENFGIVKGLMNTIHSYTNDQRILDQPHSDLRRSRAAALSIIPTTTGAAKAVSLVLPELKGKLTGLSLRVPTPTVSVVDLVADLEKNVTVDEINAAMKRAAENELKGILEYCEEPLVSIDFKGNPHSSILDALSTMVIQDNMVKIIAWYDNEWGYSNRIVDLIKYMANK
- a CDS encoding sugar-binding domain-containing protein → MSELINLQKRLVPEVVDITEKRYSILRAIEFNQPVGRRALAGILGQSERWVRSELDILKNQNLIDIQPLGMMVTVEGKDIIYKLRDYISELKGLKDLENTVKAMLDIKEFIVVPGDAESDIQVLVEMAKVAFEYLRGIIEENDVISVSGGYSALSVAENAYKIAVQNVTVIPARGGIKADLERQANIVAAKLAKNIGGNYYLLHLPDNISEDMLNRMSDDPDIAKVLNYIKETDILIYGFSSFEAICRKRNFTEEEVENLKTLKVRAEAVGCYFDSTGRIVYRSGSVGIKPEYLDNIKTVMAVGGGIGKAEPIILVNKGRKNRVVVTDEAAAREIYKILRGGN